Genomic segment of Eupeodes corollae chromosome 2, idEupCoro1.1, whole genome shotgun sequence:
GTCTTTCGGAGAGAACTTGCTGTTGGAATTCACACTTTTGTTGTAGGGTCCAGAAATGCGAGCTCAAAAATGTCCGCGGGTACATGTAACTGGAAATGAGTTCTAGCTAGGAGCCATCATAGAATTTAATTAAGAGTTTACTCACGCAAGAGGAAAAGCGACATAGCCAACCATTGGCAGGGAAGATAGAACAATTGCTGGTGCTACTTTGATCATATCCCTTGGCATCTGCATATACAATTCAAGTTCTTTGCGATTGAGTGCCCTGACACCTTTGGGAGAATCATTAGCAATGCGGGATATCTTTAGGTACCTTTTCATGTCCGAAAAAAATTCCTTCATGCCATCGAAAAATATGCGATACACATTTACGGCGGAAGGGAAGTTCTTTTCAAGGACTTTGTCATAGTTTTTTACATAGTCGAAGAACCGACTTAACATGTAACCCTTGACATTCTGTCGAACATTTTCTCGAGAGAGCTTACTGCTGGGCTTAGGTTTCGGTTCTGGTGGTGGATTATTGCTACTATTGATAAGAGTTGTTGATAACAAAGTTGggagaatataaaataaaatggatttacCTAGAACAGTGACGAATATGTTGAAGTGATGATGGAAGCGGGATGAACCGGGATTCTGAACCGCACGTAAGACGTGCGATCCTCAAAGCCAAAGTCATATTACGCAAGCTTAAGATccatagattttttatttttcaatcaacaAATTTCTCTGCacctatgttttttttcttaataaaggtgatagatttaaaaaagttgatcaAATGCGGCTGtcaaagaactgtcaaaatcatATGTTTGAA
This window contains:
- the LOC129945569 gene encoding LETM1 domain-containing protein 1 isoform X2 yields the protein MTLALRIARLTCGSESRFIPLPSSLQHIRHCSSNNPPPEPKPKPSSKLSRENVRQNVKGYMLSRFFDYVKNYDKVLEKNFPSAVNVYRIFFDGMKEFFSDMKRYLKISRIANDSPKGVRALNRKELELYMQMPRDMIKVAPAIVLSSLPMVGYVAFPLAYMYPRTFLSSHFWTLQQKCEFQQQVLSERLNNNRAVLRSMQALLKGAKKNEQYEEIQTILGLLGSGFHPSVDQLLEAKEVFAKPPYQFNSLSSKHIKLLALMYGLPGGFFRRHRMAELAFIIHYMDLAITREGDVHNMPQESIRYACFIRGLNPCNLSNEEMVEWLRNWVKVSMALKEEHMSLFLHLPIFLGYNHPNNWQLIYGKH
- the LOC129945569 gene encoding LETM1 domain-containing protein 1 isoform X1; its protein translation is MTLALRIARLTCGSESRFIPLPSSLQHIRHCSSSNNPPPEPKPKPSSKLSRENVRQNVKGYMLSRFFDYVKNYDKVLEKNFPSAVNVYRIFFDGMKEFFSDMKRYLKISRIANDSPKGVRALNRKELELYMQMPRDMIKVAPAIVLSSLPMVGYVAFPLAYMYPRTFLSSHFWTLQQKCEFQQQVLSERLNNNRAVLRSMQALLKGAKKNEQYEEIQTILGLLGSGFHPSVDQLLEAKEVFAKPPYQFNSLSSKHIKLLALMYGLPGGFFRRHRMAELAFIIHYMDLAITREGDVHNMPQESIRYACFIRGLNPCNLSNEEMVEWLRNWVKVSMALKEEHMSLFLHLPIFLGYNHPNNWQLIYGKH